One region of Pirellulales bacterium genomic DNA includes:
- a CDS encoding HEAT repeat domain-containing protein has translation MRRLGLILACLCALALGTCPATAQEVDVAKLTAALSGDEAAQAADSLARLGPRAKPAVPALIKALDGKSDDASWRAARALGAVGKDASPAVSALVAHLSDLDAAMRTQCVAALGKIGAADDKTVAAISKSVVDEEPHVRRAAIQALQRMKTDPKVLIPILLQVVHDAQPQVAMPAMAALSDMGEAAVPALVEALDNKGSRHWSAVVLAEIGPKAAAAAPALAKLVKDEEPEVRMQALIALGQIGPPAKSAVPEMVDALADSEPAVRYGAAFALGKLRAQEAADALGKLTKSDDATLKLIAVWAVARIHPDDPVAIRNAMEAITAAIRSEDPQLSRTAARALAEIDGSSASLTPAIKAALDEMDPTVIEHIMEALADVGGEAVPVLTAALDDEKARGAAVRALGRIGPPAKAAAPGLTAILADKDDQLVSDAALALAAIGPDAAKAVPALSGLLAKPDAGCRYAAALALGRIGAASKSAVPALQKQIGKEPMLSIASVWAIKRIDPANRSLAPAAVPVLNKLVTAKDEILRVQAAGALGDLGPEARDAVPALKKLLDDPNEEVRRTAADSLSKIQGTAPPAPTKGAPTKGVPAKTPPAKGR, from the coding sequence ATGCGCCGTCTGGGTTTGATACTGGCGTGCCTCTGCGCCCTCGCGCTGGGAACATGCCCCGCCACGGCTCAAGAGGTAGATGTTGCGAAGCTGACAGCAGCGCTTTCCGGTGATGAGGCGGCGCAGGCCGCCGACAGCCTGGCGCGGTTAGGACCACGCGCAAAACCTGCGGTGCCGGCGCTCATTAAGGCTTTAGACGGCAAGAGCGACGACGCCAGCTGGCGCGCGGCGCGGGCCCTGGGTGCCGTCGGCAAAGACGCGTCTCCGGCCGTTTCAGCCCTGGTCGCGCACCTCAGCGATTTAGACGCCGCGATGCGGACGCAATGCGTGGCCGCGCTCGGGAAGATCGGGGCTGCCGACGATAAGACCGTCGCCGCGATCAGCAAGAGCGTTGTCGACGAAGAGCCACACGTGCGGCGCGCCGCGATTCAGGCATTGCAGCGCATGAAGACTGACCCCAAGGTCTTGATTCCAATTTTGCTGCAAGTCGTCCACGACGCTCAGCCCCAGGTGGCGATGCCCGCTATGGCGGCGCTCTCGGACATGGGGGAAGCGGCGGTACCGGCACTGGTCGAGGCGCTCGATAACAAGGGATCGCGTCATTGGTCCGCCGTGGTGCTGGCCGAGATCGGCCCGAAGGCGGCGGCTGCTGCGCCGGCCCTGGCCAAGCTGGTCAAGGACGAGGAGCCCGAAGTTCGCATGCAAGCGCTGATCGCGTTGGGACAGATCGGACCGCCGGCGAAATCGGCCGTGCCCGAGATGGTTGATGCTCTGGCGGATAGCGAACCGGCCGTGCGTTATGGCGCTGCCTTTGCGCTTGGCAAATTACGAGCACAAGAGGCCGCCGACGCACTAGGCAAGTTGACCAAGTCCGACGACGCGACGTTGAAGCTAATCGCCGTGTGGGCCGTGGCGCGTATTCATCCGGACGATCCTGTTGCGATTCGCAACGCGATGGAGGCGATTACCGCGGCGATTCGCAGCGAAGATCCGCAGTTGAGCCGTACCGCGGCTCGGGCGTTGGCCGAGATTGACGGGTCGAGTGCTTCGCTGACGCCGGCCATCAAGGCGGCGCTCGACGAGATGGATCCCACCGTAATCGAGCACATCATGGAGGCGCTTGCCGACGTCGGCGGCGAGGCGGTTCCGGTGTTGACCGCGGCCCTGGATGACGAAAAGGCACGCGGCGCAGCGGTGCGTGCGCTGGGACGAATCGGGCCGCCTGCGAAAGCGGCCGCTCCGGGTCTGACTGCGATTCTGGCCGATAAAGACGATCAACTGGTGAGTGATGCCGCGCTGGCACTGGCCGCGATCGGCCCGGACGCGGCGAAGGCTGTGCCGGCCCTATCCGGATTACTTGCCAAGCCCGACGCGGGCTGTCGCTACGCGGCGGCCTTGGCATTGGGGCGCATTGGCGCCGCGAGTAAGAGTGCGGTCCCGGCTTTGCAGAAGCAGATTGGCAAGGAGCCGATGCTATCGATCGCCAGCGTCTGGGCGATCAAACGCATCGATCCGGCGAATCGTTCACTCGCCCCGGCCGCGGTGCCGGTGTTGAATAAGCTCGTCACGGCGAAAGATGAAATCTTGCGCGTGCAGGCGGCCGGCGCACTCGGCGACTTAGGGCCCGAGGCGCGTGACGCCGTGCCGGCGCTCAAGAAACTGCTCGACGATCCCAACGAAGAGGTGCGTCGAACGGCGGCCGATTCGCTCTCGAAGATTCAAGGCACTGCGCCCCCCGCGCCGACGAAAGGTGCGCCAACCAAGGGCGTCCCGGCCAAGACGCCGCCTGCCAAGGGGCGGTAA
- the hpnH gene encoding adenosyl-hopene transferase HpnH: MRFPISLTRTMASYLLRKRLAGADKFPLVLMLEPLHACNLTCTGCGRIREYVSTIKDKLTVEECLASVDECGAPIVSICGGEPMIYPAIEELVAKILERKKHVYLCTNGMFIRKKIAGFKPTPRFFFNVHLDGMEESHDLAVERKGVFEEAVDGIKVAKEHGFLVCTNTTVYKETNMNEIAVLLAYLTELGVDGFMMSPAYGYDAVQQTNPLGAQQIFMTRDDVHEKFREAKPLLKKFKLNTSPIYLEFLRGERDLQCAAWANPTRNIRGWKGPCYLITDTHHKTYDDLVQLTDWSKLGRGNDPRCEHCMVHCGFEPAAVLGVNKRLGDALKMALWQLT; the protein is encoded by the coding sequence ATGCGGTTCCCGATTTCTCTGACACGCACGATGGCGTCTTACTTGCTGCGCAAGCGATTGGCCGGCGCGGACAAGTTTCCGCTGGTGCTGATGCTCGAGCCGCTGCACGCCTGCAACCTGACCTGCACAGGCTGCGGCCGTATTCGCGAATACGTCAGCACGATCAAGGACAAGCTGACGGTCGAAGAATGCCTGGCCAGCGTCGACGAATGCGGCGCGCCGATCGTCAGTATCTGCGGCGGCGAACCGATGATCTACCCAGCCATCGAAGAGCTGGTAGCGAAGATCCTGGAACGCAAAAAGCACGTCTATCTGTGTACCAACGGCATGTTCATTCGCAAGAAGATCGCCGGCTTCAAGCCGACGCCGCGATTCTTCTTCAACGTCCACCTGGACGGCATGGAAGAGAGCCACGACCTGGCCGTCGAACGCAAAGGCGTGTTCGAAGAGGCGGTCGACGGGATCAAGGTCGCCAAGGAACACGGCTTCCTCGTATGCACCAATACGACCGTCTACAAGGAAACCAACATGAACGAGATTGCCGTTCTGTTGGCGTACCTGACCGAGTTGGGAGTCGACGGCTTCATGATGTCCCCCGCCTACGGCTACGACGCGGTGCAACAGACGAATCCGCTGGGCGCACAGCAGATCTTCATGACGAGGGACGACGTACACGAGAAGTTCCGCGAGGCGAAGCCCCTGTTGAAGAAATTCAAGCTCAACACGTCGCCGATTTATCTGGAGTTCCTCCGGGGCGAGCGTGATCTGCAATGCGCGGCCTGGGCCAACCCGACCCGCAATATCCGCGGCTGGAAAGGTCCCTGTTATTTGATCACGGACACGCACCACAAGACCTACGACGATCTTGTGCAGTTGACCGATTGGAGTAAGCTCGGCCGCGGCAACGATCCGCGCTGCGAGCATTGCATGGTCCACTGCGGCTTCGAACCGGCCGCCGTGCTGGGCGTCAACAAGCGGCTGGGGGACGCCTTGAAAATGGCCCTCTGGCAATTGACCTGA